A region from the Flavobacteriales bacterium genome encodes:
- a CDS encoding T9SS type A sorting domain-containing protein, producing MDITLLRTGEHMLDVRVRPADHFDGVFSSVVFTLRWDAVTGIVLSPAIAPENAPLTITHSGQVTTNENAMYQVFAGFGFSSLSGNGDPWEAGQEYTILTIPFIGSGAIELMNDAFTTGRNGGYYVTLNGHDHTGLIYDHLSTTVDRTANDADPQLLAWPSPAIDVLNYSSSPEDVGGLLEVLDAAGRRVYNERLSASTGRIDITGLTSGTYLLRLTIGGQVRGFSFQKQ from the coding sequence ATGGACATCACGCTCTTACGAACAGGCGAACACATGCTGGATGTGCGCGTGCGCCCTGCCGATCATTTCGACGGTGTCTTCAGCTCCGTGGTCTTCACCCTGCGGTGGGATGCTGTCACCGGCATCGTGCTGTCACCGGCGATCGCTCCTGAGAATGCACCACTCACCATCACGCACAGCGGACAGGTAACAACGAACGAAAACGCGATGTACCAGGTCTTCGCGGGCTTCGGCTTTTCCTCCTTGTCCGGCAACGGTGATCCATGGGAGGCCGGTCAGGAATACACGATCCTTACCATACCCTTCATCGGCAGTGGCGCGATCGAACTGATGAACGATGCGTTCACCACCGGACGCAACGGCGGCTACTACGTCACGCTCAACGGACACGATCATACCGGTTTGATCTATGATCACCTGAGCACGACCGTGGACAGGACCGCGAACGATGCCGATCCGCAACTGCTCGCGTGGCCAAGTCCGGCGATCGATGTGCTCAACTATTCCTCTTCGCCGGAAGACGTCGGCGGTCTGCTGGAGGTGCTGGATGCGGCCGGCCGCCGCGTATACAACGAACGCCTCTCCGCATCAACCGGACGCATCGACATCACCGGGCTGACTTCCGGCACGTATCTGTTGCGGCTCACGATCGGGGGGCAGGTGCGCGGCTTCTCCTTCCAGAAGCAGTAG
- a CDS encoding T9SS type A sorting domain-containing protein — MPFDVRGEVPAEVTVITLNKNLSRSGKGMGGCLGLETEYYREYLQAPLSEPLIPGEPYLVSFNAVLSEGSDVKVNGLGALLSVGPMVEGTYAPFDAEPQVVTYDMVEKGAWTNICGIVVPDAAYDNITVGSFFPDRASYTHEGTINSFNTAYHFYDDVVVARINDPSCITSIGDVPPLDESAGEGDALRVYPNPANELLNIVADPSLFGQRAVIEVFDATGSRVHAEQVNFFNALQPLELSQEWKEGLYLVMVRVEGQAPNAARVVVRR; from the coding sequence GTGCCATTCGATGTCCGGGGCGAAGTGCCTGCGGAAGTCACGGTGATCACCTTGAACAAGAACCTGTCGCGATCCGGCAAGGGCATGGGCGGATGCCTTGGGTTGGAGACCGAGTATTACAGGGAATACCTCCAGGCGCCATTGAGCGAACCGCTGATTCCCGGTGAACCCTATCTGGTCTCCTTCAACGCTGTGCTCTCCGAAGGCTCCGATGTGAAGGTGAACGGCTTGGGCGCATTGCTGAGCGTCGGGCCCATGGTCGAAGGCACCTACGCCCCCTTCGACGCCGAACCGCAAGTGGTCACCTACGACATGGTGGAGAAGGGCGCATGGACGAACATCTGCGGGATCGTCGTACCCGACGCCGCCTATGATAACATCACCGTCGGTAGCTTCTTCCCCGACCGTGCGTCATACACCCACGAGGGCACGATAAACAGTTTCAATACAGCCTACCATTTCTACGACGATGTGGTGGTGGCGCGCATCAACGACCCGAGCTGCATCACCAGCATCGGCGATGTGCCGCCGTTGGATGAAAGCGCTGGTGAAGGTGATGCACTACGCGTCTATCCGAACCCTGCGAACGAGTTGCTCAACATCGTAGCGGATCCATCGCTCTTCGGCCAGCGCGCGGTGATCGAAGTGTTCGACGCCACGGGCAGTCGTGTTCATGCAGAGCAGGTCAACTTCTTCAACGCGCTGCAACCGCTTGAACTGTCGCAGGAGTGGAAGGAGGGCTTGTACCTGGTGATGGTGCGGGTGGAAGGGCAGGCGCCGAATGCGGCAAGGGTGGTGGTGAGGAGGTGA
- a CDS encoding DUF4011 domain-containing protein: MILKTMLDRLHASLTSGPSLNARPHNSRQRVDVMEFNHLKSIDPAKLIASLLTGKGTIDVPAKVPVFVKPELPEEQWTDEQKKAKTLHDRQARVLNKLRDIAEDANDYYNDHGEQALFIGFPLVSIPSRSDRGAATKRVLAPALLLPINMRVRRGAGAGVTIELVGDGADLIQPNPGLLAWIEQQTGRNTDDLFADDSGEEPWKEIAEVLVRIEQAAGIDEPVTFTAESLLSAAPRTEDLPNEPAVLPCAVLGLFPLTNPGLLRDTKWMMEKEAELVGPVKAFLHADALAEPEDSALPDAIEHDHTSSAGSASVKDFAQELLVTHADPCQAEAVHHARMSQALVVHGPPGTGKSQTIANIIGDHLAREQRVLFVCDKRTALDVVKYRLDSMGLGDLCGVVHDPQRDRKDLYLKMRERLEELAEEKPLPDPASNLSLINDRLNLLHRELRGYFDRLHTEATDSPSFHRLCGEWLELQLGEVVSLPILEGLTLDMIDRNRTDIEEITKRAVKARWPESPMQDSIRMTLADYQSTDIRRLSTGLDEAMKAALVIDAEHGTNELPLPGAQAFDHLAQARRTLAEAITEAASRAPLELVGPLQQLTDRSMLIKEIEIHQKDLGPLEHPLDREIQLQLGGRMPELTECNQRLLRIKEWEVVSTSWRRWFAGKLKRAAKEALEPFGLGLIENDIQRAKTYLEGARVRHIWTDLYSRTLGTTSPGSPDDHVLLRFAKGTPTLCALLDHMELPIHASIQELALASLRTTDEMLAFSERLRSSARLSEGLHTLQQQLTALEFFTDNVLSNRMDDMRKGHSIASWLDRVIEFLPTLEDALRMLDRSSTLPPPLQEAMKAVVTQGLSYALAEPALRSVALQFVISDRLKRDPELSRIDTERIEAGFSELLSRTQEKTERVRDRITHAWQKRWRKRLLASTGGRLNNLGATLRQRLFVRGQKAMKLRQMIASGASTPDGDPLFDLCPVWMASPSTVAQIFPREALFDVIVFDEASQCRLEEALPVLLRGKRVVIAGDPKQLPPTRFFEGALTESDDSDAETAEDLFVSRQSQAEDLLSSALNLNVQEAFLDVHYRSRNEALIGFSNQAFYGSRLQPIPGHPKNKLMRTPIELIRVDGTYIDRTNPKEAEAVTALVDKLLSETDPPSIGVACFNITQRDAILDALDKRASANADFAMRLQNARLRKGRDSFEGLFVKNLENVQGDERDHMIICTTFGLDKEGKFRRNFGALSRAGGERRLNVLVTRARDKVHVLTSIPRSEYVSTTPLAEGQTMTGRHHLYGYLRYAEYLADIFKKWQEEVNTLHERIMSDTEIHETKAPSRVAESLGNWFSAKHGIGNRVYWGNDGFCVDVALTHPGHPADVTIGVLTDFTRYRKTPDPIAWELFRSTVLISQGWDLHRLWTPAIFRDHGKHLSDIRGKHQAASMTTQMN; this comes from the coding sequence ATGATCCTCAAGACCATGCTGGACCGGCTCCATGCGAGCCTCACTTCCGGTCCCTCGCTCAATGCACGTCCACACAACAGTCGACAGCGAGTGGATGTGATGGAATTCAACCATCTGAAGAGCATTGACCCCGCAAAACTGATCGCAAGCCTTCTGACCGGGAAAGGGACCATCGATGTACCAGCCAAAGTTCCGGTGTTCGTGAAACCTGAACTGCCAGAGGAACAATGGACCGACGAACAGAAGAAGGCGAAAACCCTTCATGACCGACAGGCACGCGTACTGAACAAGTTGCGTGATATCGCCGAAGACGCGAACGACTACTACAATGACCATGGTGAACAGGCTTTGTTCATCGGATTCCCGCTTGTTTCAATTCCATCACGCAGTGACCGTGGTGCGGCGACGAAACGCGTCCTTGCGCCAGCGTTGCTCTTGCCGATCAACATGCGTGTACGGCGCGGTGCTGGCGCCGGCGTTACGATAGAGCTCGTTGGAGATGGCGCTGACCTCATCCAACCGAACCCGGGACTCCTTGCCTGGATAGAACAGCAGACCGGCAGGAACACCGATGATCTCTTCGCTGACGATAGCGGAGAGGAGCCATGGAAAGAGATAGCCGAAGTGCTCGTACGCATCGAGCAGGCCGCAGGCATCGACGAACCTGTGACGTTCACGGCGGAGAGTCTACTGAGCGCAGCCCCAAGGACGGAAGACCTGCCGAACGAACCGGCCGTGCTACCGTGTGCTGTCCTTGGGCTCTTTCCCTTGACGAATCCAGGGCTATTGCGCGACACGAAGTGGATGATGGAGAAGGAGGCTGAATTGGTCGGACCGGTCAAAGCATTTCTCCACGCCGATGCATTGGCCGAACCCGAGGACAGCGCACTACCGGATGCCATCGAACACGACCATACGTCATCCGCTGGATCAGCATCCGTGAAAGACTTCGCCCAGGAGCTCTTAGTTACGCATGCCGATCCATGCCAAGCAGAAGCGGTGCACCACGCGCGCATGAGCCAAGCGCTCGTGGTACACGGCCCGCCAGGAACCGGAAAGAGCCAGACCATCGCGAACATCATCGGAGACCACCTGGCACGCGAGCAACGCGTACTCTTCGTGTGCGATAAACGGACCGCGCTGGATGTGGTGAAGTACCGTTTGGACAGCATGGGGCTAGGTGACCTGTGCGGGGTGGTGCATGATCCGCAACGCGACCGCAAGGACCTCTACTTGAAGATGCGCGAACGATTGGAGGAGCTTGCGGAAGAGAAACCCCTTCCGGATCCCGCTTCGAACCTGTCGTTGATCAATGATCGATTGAACCTCCTGCATCGCGAGTTGCGGGGGTACTTCGACCGCCTTCACACGGAGGCGACCGACAGCCCTTCTTTCCATCGCCTTTGCGGCGAATGGCTTGAACTGCAACTCGGCGAAGTCGTGTCACTACCCATTCTGGAGGGACTGACGCTCGACATGATCGACAGGAACCGGACCGACATCGAAGAGATCACCAAACGTGCGGTGAAGGCGCGTTGGCCCGAAAGCCCAATGCAGGATTCCATCCGCATGACGCTTGCGGACTATCAGTCCACCGACATCAGGCGCTTGAGCACCGGACTGGATGAGGCCATGAAAGCCGCCCTGGTGATCGATGCCGAACACGGAACGAACGAGCTTCCGTTACCGGGGGCACAAGCCTTCGATCACCTTGCACAAGCACGCAGAACGCTTGCCGAAGCCATAACAGAGGCCGCATCGCGCGCACCATTGGAGCTGGTGGGTCCTCTACAGCAGTTGACCGACCGATCGATGCTCATCAAAGAGATCGAGATCCACCAAAAGGACCTTGGCCCCTTGGAGCATCCGCTTGACAGGGAAATCCAGTTGCAGCTGGGTGGCCGAATGCCTGAACTGACCGAATGCAACCAGCGGCTCCTTCGCATCAAGGAGTGGGAGGTCGTAAGCACGAGTTGGCGGCGCTGGTTCGCAGGCAAGCTGAAACGTGCGGCCAAGGAAGCACTTGAACCGTTCGGTCTCGGGCTGATCGAGAACGACATCCAACGCGCCAAGACATACCTCGAAGGAGCGCGTGTTCGGCACATCTGGACCGACCTCTACAGCAGAACCCTCGGCACCACAAGCCCTGGATCTCCAGATGACCATGTCCTGCTCCGCTTCGCCAAGGGCACACCGACCTTGTGTGCATTGCTGGATCACATGGAGCTACCGATCCATGCTTCGATACAGGAACTCGCCCTGGCTTCGCTGCGAACGACCGATGAAATGCTCGCATTCAGCGAACGCCTGCGTTCTTCCGCACGGTTGAGCGAAGGCCTGCATACACTCCAGCAACAGCTGACCGCTCTGGAGTTCTTCACGGACAATGTTCTTTCAAACCGGATGGATGACATGCGGAAAGGACACTCCATAGCCTCTTGGCTGGACAGGGTCATTGAATTCCTGCCCACTCTGGAGGACGCACTTCGAATGCTGGATCGCTCATCCACACTTCCACCCCCCTTGCAAGAAGCCATGAAAGCGGTCGTAACCCAAGGGCTATCCTATGCGCTCGCCGAACCTGCCTTGCGCAGCGTCGCCCTTCAGTTCGTGATCAGTGACAGGTTGAAGAGGGATCCGGAACTGTCGCGGATCGATACCGAACGCATCGAAGCCGGCTTCTCCGAACTCCTTTCACGCACCCAGGAGAAGACCGAACGGGTGCGCGATCGCATCACGCATGCTTGGCAGAAACGGTGGCGCAAGCGTTTGTTGGCTTCGACCGGAGGCCGACTGAACAACCTAGGTGCAACACTGCGCCAACGGCTCTTCGTGCGGGGGCAAAAGGCCATGAAGCTGCGCCAGATGATCGCCAGTGGAGCGAGCACTCCGGATGGGGACCCATTGTTCGACCTATGCCCGGTATGGATGGCAAGTCCATCCACCGTTGCCCAGATCTTCCCACGCGAAGCCTTGTTCGATGTGATCGTATTCGATGAAGCCAGCCAGTGCCGATTGGAAGAAGCGCTACCCGTGCTGCTCCGTGGCAAGCGAGTGGTGATCGCCGGCGACCCAAAGCAGCTGCCCCCTACCCGGTTCTTCGAAGGCGCCTTGACCGAGAGCGACGATAGCGACGCTGAAACGGCCGAAGATCTGTTCGTGAGCCGCCAATCCCAAGCGGAAGACCTGCTGAGCTCCGCCTTGAACTTGAATGTGCAGGAGGCCTTCCTCGATGTCCACTACCGCTCCCGCAACGAAGCGCTCATCGGTTTCAGCAACCAAGCGTTCTATGGAAGTCGCCTGCAACCCATACCGGGGCATCCCAAGAACAAGTTGATGCGAACGCCGATCGAGCTGATCCGTGTGGATGGAACATACATCGACCGCACCAATCCCAAGGAAGCGGAAGCCGTGACTGCACTCGTGGACAAACTCTTATCGGAGACGGATCCACCTTCGATCGGTGTCGCCTGTTTCAATATCACACAACGCGATGCCATCCTGGATGCGCTTGATAAACGTGCATCCGCGAATGCGGACTTTGCCATGCGATTGCAGAACGCCCGCCTGCGGAAAGGCCGAGACTCATTCGAGGGTTTGTTCGTTAAGAACCTGGAGAACGTTCAAGGTGATGAACGCGACCACATGATCATCTGCACCACCTTCGGGTTGGACAAAGAGGGCAAGTTCCGACGCAACTTCGGAGCACTTTCACGCGCCGGCGGTGAGCGCCGGTTGAACGTGCTGGTGACCCGTGCGCGGGACAAGGTGCATGTACTTACCTCCATTCCTCGCTCCGAGTACGTGAGCACGACGCCATTGGCCGAGGGCCAGACGATGACCGGCCGTCATCATCTCTACGGTTATCTGCGCTACGCGGAATACCTCGCCGATATCTTCAAGAAATGGCAGGAAGAGGTGAACACCTTGCATGAGCGTATCATGTCGGATACCGAAATCCACGAGACGAAGGCACCGTCACGGGTTGCTGAAAGCCTTGGAAATTGGTTCAGTGCGAAGCATGGCATCGGCAACCGGGTGTATTGGGGAAATGATGGTTTCTGCGTGGATGTTGCATTGACGCATCCGGGACATCCCGCCGACGTAACTATCGGCGTGCTCACCGATTTCACGCGCTATCGGAAGACACCTGATCCGATCGCGTGGGAGCTTTTCCGAAGTACGGTCCTGATATCCCAAGGATGGGATCTGCACAGGCTCTGGACACCTGCTATCTTCCGGGATCATGGCAAACACCTATCGGACATCCGCGGGAAGCACCAAGCGGCGTCGATGACCACCCAGATGAACTAG
- a CDS encoding T9SS type A sorting domain-containing protein: protein MCRAILLVALIAPLIGFAQVGSNLSCATALDLQVSPTNVPQELIPMDGDWYSNAVPDPVTACSGSSLCLTAWFRFTATAAQHWLVTEGADSDFAIIEMFSGSCGTLSSIGCYVQNSGNMVFNGLAPGTAYHFRVQMQANPNCTANDCTTWIGVVSAPSHDACSGAIELPVIAGAVQASPATEVSSVGATQSQAACGGGAASNDDVWFRFTATHAAHMFELEPLFAGQDNVVEWFSGTCGALTSLACDQEIIAGLTPGAEYHIRVYSQSTDPEISLRAMAAVFAPATNDECAGAHAMEVTLAGEEPLPVSLSTIHTTGSTVPCDVQQHDAWISFVAPGPSVLFVTEGSGYVALFSGGCGSLVCEGAGQTGPEREFTGLVPGNTYHVKIDATTSSRKNMKVWAFAPMPNDACISAGVLAVQSGGVEYAQGHLFNSSAAAWYRFTATKPRLLVDGFRTAGDGYPGCTIYSGACGSQTQLFSSTGMHNALVMDALTVGQEYFIKVESTTQQAFRIAVREPVENDVCDGALELAFSSPQDYSSILPVRNNLADDGTGGCLPFKDLWYRFTATHTSAGMVIVYGMGTIEWFSGACGALTSLGCFNTTSKALFTGLTPGTEYRIRVSSTAIGMRFTPMLFDQPVNDEVGGALVAPIGSAFAWPMEQFWTFGASQSLAANCSGSSDDDTWFTFTASAAAHIVAAMPRNNFFEEEAPGAFPFMIEVFDTVSTDAAVLNAHVLGCGPSPFALTGLTVGRQYLYRAYHPDPGAAGTCAYISGVSTSNNDEAAGAMLLNYTDTYSAFFTTAGATQSQPGADCQVDDAADDDIWFTFTATSALGRLAIEADQDVTIELFSGTSGSLTSIACDGNILDLPALTAGQTYYARVYSWSGLADAKGRIGLMATPSLTANGCVDEICLGPVLVPNHGLEQEHCAVHLAEVTDMGGVGTQLVPGWRRMNVSSSDPFNSCAPMSWTQDNPGLPGISGTRRFLSRSGKGMAGQILRESAGIDYVEYIQAALSEPLVPGEPYLVSYYVATSRQMLCIGGLDAVLTEGPLSQLSYATLKVEPSVLSSEVICSEDWTNICGVVVPESAVDHITIGSFLAQGAGADLGVPGSVAYYFVDDVVVARINDPGCITAIGDVPPLDEEVAGNGDALRVYPNPASDLLNIVAEPALFGQRAVIEVFDATGSRVHAEQVNFFNALQPLDLSREWKEGLYLVMVRVEGQGPKAARVVVKR, encoded by the coding sequence ATGTGCCGTGCAATCCTCCTTGTAGCTCTCATCGCACCGCTGATCGGGTTCGCCCAGGTAGGGAGCAACCTCTCTTGCGCCACGGCGCTCGACCTTCAAGTCTCGCCCACCAATGTGCCGCAAGAACTGATCCCCATGGACGGTGATTGGTACAGCAATGCGGTACCCGACCCGGTAACAGCATGCAGCGGGAGTTCGCTCTGCCTGACGGCTTGGTTCAGGTTCACGGCCACGGCTGCGCAGCATTGGCTGGTCACCGAGGGCGCCGATAGCGATTTCGCCATCATTGAAATGTTCAGCGGGTCGTGCGGAACCTTGTCGAGCATCGGTTGCTACGTGCAGAATTCGGGGAATATGGTGTTCAACGGTCTGGCGCCAGGGACCGCGTACCATTTCCGTGTACAGATGCAGGCCAACCCCAACTGCACGGCGAACGACTGCACCACGTGGATCGGCGTGGTCTCCGCTCCATCGCACGATGCGTGTTCCGGTGCCATCGAGCTGCCGGTGATCGCAGGGGCGGTACAGGCCAGTCCTGCAACGGAAGTGAGCTCGGTGGGTGCCACGCAGAGCCAGGCAGCGTGCGGTGGTGGAGCGGCTTCCAACGATGATGTTTGGTTCCGGTTCACGGCGACCCATGCCGCGCATATGTTCGAGTTGGAACCGCTCTTCGCCGGGCAGGATAACGTGGTGGAGTGGTTCAGCGGCACATGCGGCGCGCTCACCAGCCTTGCCTGCGACCAGGAGATCATCGCCGGACTTACGCCAGGTGCGGAGTACCACATTCGCGTTTACAGCCAAAGCACCGATCCGGAGATCTCCTTGCGTGCGATGGCCGCGGTGTTCGCGCCCGCCACCAACGATGAATGCGCTGGTGCTCATGCCATGGAGGTGACCTTGGCAGGTGAAGAACCATTGCCGGTAAGCCTGTCGACCATACATACCACCGGCAGCACCGTGCCGTGCGATGTGCAGCAGCACGACGCGTGGATCTCCTTCGTAGCTCCGGGACCGAGTGTGCTGTTCGTCACCGAAGGCAGCGGTTACGTGGCCCTGTTCAGCGGTGGCTGCGGCTCATTGGTGTGCGAAGGCGCGGGTCAGACCGGTCCGGAGCGCGAATTCACAGGCCTTGTACCCGGCAACACGTACCATGTGAAGATCGATGCCACCACGTCTTCCAGGAAGAACATGAAGGTGTGGGCCTTCGCGCCGATGCCGAATGACGCTTGCATATCGGCCGGGGTGCTCGCCGTTCAGAGCGGCGGCGTGGAATACGCGCAGGGTCACCTCTTCAACTCCTCCGCAGCGGCCTGGTACCGCTTCACCGCGACCAAGCCCCGTTTGTTGGTGGACGGGTTCAGAACGGCTGGTGACGGCTACCCCGGATGCACCATATACAGCGGGGCGTGTGGATCACAAACACAGTTGTTCTCATCCACGGGGATGCATAATGCTCTGGTGATGGACGCGCTGACCGTGGGCCAGGAGTACTTCATCAAGGTGGAGTCCACTACGCAACAGGCGTTCCGCATCGCGGTGCGCGAACCGGTGGAGAACGACGTCTGCGACGGTGCACTGGAGCTTGCGTTCAGTTCGCCGCAGGACTATTCCTCCATCCTTCCGGTGCGGAACAACCTGGCGGACGACGGCACGGGCGGCTGCCTGCCGTTCAAGGACCTCTGGTACCGCTTCACCGCGACCCATACGAGCGCGGGCATGGTGATCGTGTATGGCATGGGCACCATCGAGTGGTTCTCCGGTGCGTGCGGTGCGCTCACCAGCTTGGGATGCTTCAACACCACGTCGAAGGCGCTGTTCACCGGTCTGACACCAGGAACGGAGTACCGCATCCGTGTGTCGAGCACCGCGATCGGCATGCGCTTCACCCCGATGCTGTTCGATCAGCCGGTGAACGATGAGGTGGGCGGGGCGCTCGTTGCTCCCATCGGCTCAGCGTTCGCTTGGCCCATGGAGCAGTTCTGGACCTTCGGTGCATCGCAGAGCCTGGCCGCCAACTGCTCCGGCTCATCGGATGACGATACCTGGTTCACGTTCACCGCGAGCGCCGCTGCACATATCGTGGCAGCTATGCCGCGCAACAACTTTTTCGAGGAAGAAGCGCCCGGCGCCTTTCCGTTCATGATCGAAGTGTTCGACACGGTGTCCACCGACGCTGCCGTGCTCAATGCCCATGTGCTTGGCTGTGGTCCAAGTCCGTTCGCGCTTACCGGGCTCACCGTCGGCCGGCAATACCTCTACCGTGCCTATCATCCCGACCCTGGGGCCGCCGGTACATGCGCCTACATTTCCGGCGTTTCCACGAGCAACAACGACGAGGCGGCAGGAGCCATGTTGTTGAACTACACCGATACCTACAGCGCGTTCTTCACCACCGCAGGCGCCACGCAAAGCCAGCCCGGCGCCGATTGCCAGGTGGACGATGCGGCGGATGACGACATCTGGTTCACGTTCACGGCCACATCGGCGCTGGGGCGGTTGGCCATCGAGGCCGATCAGGATGTGACCATCGAGCTGTTCTCCGGCACATCCGGCAGCCTTACGAGCATCGCTTGCGACGGGAACATCCTCGACCTGCCGGCGCTGACCGCGGGCCAGACCTACTATGCCCGTGTATACAGTTGGAGCGGTCTCGCGGATGCGAAGGGCCGCATCGGGTTGATGGCAACGCCTTCGCTCACGGCCAACGGCTGCGTGGATGAGATCTGCCTCGGACCGGTCCTGGTGCCCAATCACGGTCTGGAGCAAGAGCACTGTGCCGTCCATCTGGCCGAGGTGACCGACATGGGCGGCGTCGGCACGCAACTCGTTCCGGGCTGGCGACGCATGAACGTCAGTTCGAGCGATCCGTTCAATAGCTGCGCCCCCATGAGTTGGACCCAGGACAACCCCGGTTTGCCTGGCATCAGTGGCACACGACGTTTCCTTTCGCGGAGCGGGAAGGGCATGGCCGGTCAGATCCTCCGTGAATCCGCCGGGATCGATTACGTTGAATACATCCAGGCCGCGCTCTCTGAGCCGCTGGTGCCCGGCGAACCATATCTCGTTTCCTATTACGTTGCCACTTCGCGCCAGATGCTCTGCATCGGAGGGCTGGACGCGGTCCTTACCGAAGGCCCCTTGAGCCAACTGTCCTATGCGACATTGAAGGTGGAGCCCTCCGTCCTATCGAGTGAGGTCATCTGTTCAGAGGATTGGACGAACATCTGCGGCGTGGTGGTCCCGGAAAGCGCTGTGGACCACATCACCATCGGTTCGTTCCTGGCCCAAGGGGCGGGCGCCGATCTGGGGGTGCCCGGAAGCGTGGCGTACTACTTCGTTGATGATGTGGTGGTGGCGCGCATCAACGATCCCGGTTGCATCACCGCCATCGGTGATGTGCCACCCTTGGACGAAGAAGTCGCTGGCAATGGCGATGCGCTCCGCGTATACCCCAACCCCGCGAGCGACCTGCTCAACATCGTAGCGGAACCAGCGCTCTTCGGCCAGCGCGCGGTGATCGAAGTGTTCGATGCCACCGGCAGCCGTGTGCATGCAGAGCAGGTGAACTTCTTCAACGCGCTGCAACCGCTTGACCTGTCGCGCGAGTGGAAGGAAGGCTTGTACCTCGTGATGGTGCGCGTGGAAGGGCAAGGCCCGAAAGCGGCGCGGGTGGTGGTGAAGCGGTGA
- a CDS encoding DUF418 domain-containing protein, whose translation MAAPNTQRTDLLDALRGFALFGVVWSNYAILSVWMFMPPDARAALPGAGLDDALKAFHTILIDGKFYSIFSMLFGIGFGFFLGKGSDGLWRFYRRMFILLLIGWLHIRYLWAGDILFLYALLGLLLPLFRGMSDRALLITAAALILSPILIDAAVVLTNARFDPVKPMIEWMEASDARYGNSTFAAFLALPEGGWSEFFRANERGWIFRFLNLVESNRPPKVLGLFLLGLWVSRRKLFVDVEQHAFLLKRICIGGLLIGLPSSVLMWWADHHVGYPPEPASLLRAVSYAFGVVPLAIAYASGFGLLWLNEGWKKRLLTLAPMGRMALTNYLMQTLIALALFTGLGLGWGTRVSAWQFEALALAVFIVQVLWSRWWLARFQFGPFEWAWRSLTYGKLMAMRK comes from the coding sequence ATGGCCGCCCCCAACACCCAGCGCACCGACCTCCTCGACGCCCTGCGTGGCTTCGCCCTCTTCGGTGTGGTTTGGAGCAACTACGCGATCCTGTCGGTCTGGATGTTCATGCCGCCCGATGCGCGAGCAGCGTTGCCGGGCGCTGGGCTCGACGATGCGCTCAAGGCCTTCCACACCATCCTCATCGACGGCAAGTTCTACTCGATCTTCTCCATGCTCTTCGGGATCGGTTTCGGCTTCTTCCTGGGCAAGGGCAGCGATGGGCTCTGGCGCTTCTACCGGCGCATGTTCATCCTGCTGCTGATCGGCTGGCTGCACATCCGCTACCTGTGGGCGGGCGACATCCTCTTCCTCTACGCACTGCTCGGTCTGCTGCTGCCACTGTTCCGAGGGATGAGCGACCGCGCGCTCCTGATCACAGCCGCTGCACTGATCCTTTCGCCGATCCTCATCGATGCGGCCGTGGTGCTCACCAACGCGCGTTTCGATCCGGTAAAGCCGATGATCGAATGGATGGAGGCGAGTGATGCGCGATACGGCAATTCCACGTTCGCGGCTTTTCTCGCACTTCCCGAAGGCGGCTGGTCCGAGTTTTTCCGCGCGAACGAGCGCGGCTGGATCTTCCGCTTCTTGAATCTGGTGGAGAGCAATCGTCCACCGAAAGTGCTCGGTCTCTTTCTGCTTGGTCTGTGGGTGTCGCGGCGCAAGCTCTTCGTGGATGTGGAACAACACGCATTTCTGCTGAAGCGGATCTGCATCGGCGGTCTACTCATCGGCTTGCCCAGTTCGGTACTGATGTGGTGGGCCGACCATCACGTTGGTTATCCACCTGAGCCCGCCTCATTGCTGCGCGCCGTGAGCTATGCCTTCGGCGTGGTGCCTCTCGCGATCGCGTACGCGAGTGGTTTCGGCTTGCTCTGGTTGAACGAAGGATGGAAAAAGCGACTTCTCACGTTGGCGCCTATGGGCCGCATGGCGCTCACCAATTACCTGATGCAGACCCTCATCGCGCTCGCGTTGTTCACCGGGCTTGGACTTGGCTGGGGCACGCGCGTGAGCGCCTGGCAGTTCGAGGCCCTCGCCTTGGCCGTATTCATCGTGCAGGTGCTCTGGAGCCGCTGGTGGTTGGCGCGTTTCCAGTTCGGCCCCTTCGAGTGGGCGTGGCGCAGCCTCACTTACGGGAAGCTGATGGCGATGCGGAAATGA